The Rosa rugosa chromosome 3, drRosRugo1.1, whole genome shotgun sequence sequence ACTTGTCCATATCCAGTGTGCAAGGCAAAGAGCTTTCCCGCTCTCGTAAGTACTATGAGAAGCTTCCGAAAACCATTATGGTCTCGGGTCAGTTTGCTCTTTTCAGAACTTTTTAACCTCCTCTCTTGTATAGCAGCAACATCATCAGCACTTGCAAGCATTAAGGTTCCCTTAAGCTTCAGTAGGTGTCCCTTCAAAATAGCAAACAATCAAATGGAAAGCACATTGTAAGAGGGGAATTATTCAATCAGACACATAAAGTGTAATAATTTAGAACCCAGGTACAAAATGACTACAAAAGTATGAAAATATCGTGGCACATCAAACACCACCCTGCACATTTATACAGTAAGACGGGGAACTCGCAGAAAAAACGACACTAGTATAACTTAAGTTTATTATCCATTTAAAGCACAGAATATTTATACCTTAAGCCACTCAAAAAGGTTTTCCTCAACTTTTGCTACAGATACACCTTCCTTTTCCACGGGTAGTTCTGATGTTAGTACATCAACAATTGAGGCAAGACCATCCTCCCTACTCCAGACAATGGCACCTTGTTGTAACAACAAAAGTGAATGATCCTCCATGACAATCAAGGCCCTAAACCCATTTGATCTGTCTGTCCGGATATAACTGTTTATAAAAACCTTATGCACCATCCCCCTCTGATTGTCCATAACTATACTCTCCTTCAGCAAATCACCACTCAGATCGTGACTAAGCTTCACTGTAAGATGAATCTTACCATCTCCATGTTGAACTAGTGCGAAAGCTTGTTGACCTTCAGTAAGGGGAATTGCATCACTAATAGCTACCACACTACTTATTTTATCCATCACCTCCAACTTGGCTTCTACAGTCACTTTTATGAGTGTCACTCCTCCATCAAGCTTTACGGAAAACATTCCTGGTAGTTTTGAAGATAACAGTACTGGTGTTCCAGAAGAATCCCCCAATATATCAGATATGGATGTCTGTTGCAAGTTAAGTTCACCATCCTGAAAGCTTATAACTACCAACTTTGACCTAGAGGCATCCAATGTCACAAGAATGTCACTCGAAGCCAATATTGCTTCCCCAGAATAGCCGCCAGAAAGTGCTGCACTATTGTGCTTCAGTATCTCTCCGTTCTTAGGATTGATCTGATATGCATCAAACTGGGAAGAACCAACAAATCCTAGTACATAGATTGCCTCACTTCCAACAGGTTGAATAATATGTTGAACCTCTAGACTGAAATGTGGATGCAACACAAGTATTAATGACACAGTAATGTttagaacaaaacaaaagaaatgaaaCATAGTATTAATAACATACAAAATAACACCATAGACATTAAACTGTAAATTCACATACCTTTCAGCTGCAAAATCCTTTGTCCAAAGAACCTCACCATCAATGCCAGAAACAGCATGTAGAGACCCTTTACCAAAAACAAGGATCAAATTTTCCTTGTTGACGATCAAATTTGTCTGCACAAGACAACCTTAATGAACACCAtgttgaaaaataaataaactgcACTGTGATTTAAGCAACCTATACACATTTTCAACCTGTGCTGGAACATAGTGGAGATAAGGAACCCAGGAAATTTAACAGGTGCAAGTTTGGATAAATGAAAACGAAAAACAAAGCATGCTTCAGGAGAAAGCAGAGAATGATTAATGCAAAAACAAATTTGGTCTAGTAATAGAATCATATTAATTTGACTGGGGGATGGAAAGCCATAAATGGACATGTAAATGCAAAACCATAAGGATAGTCAACATACTACAGTCTAATATCAATTAAtgagagagagcaagagagTAGATATATATGACATGTATATATACAAAATTGGAAGATGCCGGTGAGAATGGAAAGTGGTTTACTAACCGGGACAGTTAATAATGATTTTGAGGCCCCTGAGCCATCTATAAAAGATTGCCACACCATCTGACCATCTGGAAGGTTCCATGCTCTCAAAGTACTTCCTTCAGACGAAAGGGTAATGACATCTGAAAATATAAAATGGAatgttacactttttgatcaacaacattataagaccAATTAATGAGTCACAGAAAAGTTCAAACTACAGAATCATACAGTAATACACGAATGTTAAAACATTATGAATGTTGATAAAACAATTACATTTTCCCAATGCTATGTCAATTCCATCGACAACATCATTGCTCCCGAGAACATGTCTCCAAACTGCACAATACAAATACACATATTAACATCTTCTTAGAGGCTCAAACTGAGAACAGATTAACCCAAATTGAATTCTAATTCCATTCGGCAATTATTACAGCTACGGAAAAACTAAACAGTGAACTTACATATCTCCCCGTGTCGGAGATCAAGTGATGCTATAACATTCTCTTCAGTGGACACCACAACACGCTTTCGCCCACTCTTTTGAGTATGAAACACTGCGTCCTTCACTTTCCCTATATATTGTTGGTGCCTGCAATCACAATAAACTCAGCTTAAAACAATCAACTTCAAAATTCGAAGCATATTCAATGAAGTTCATAGAATTCAAGCTCGGAGGATTGAAACCAAAACAGATATTCAACTCAAACACGATCAAATTCAAAGCTCGATTATGAGAGAATCAACTTCGATTTCATTTAGAGACATCGAGCGAGTAAAAATCAAGAATCAAATTCGCTTAAGCAATACGAGATTGAAATTTACCAATCGACGAGGCCGACTTGATCTTCGTAAAGCGAAAGAGTGAGATTTGCGAGAGATAGGAATAccagtagaagaagaagaaaagcccTAACCGCCATGCTCGTCGTGGCCATGGCGACTGCGAGAGATAGATCTGAAGCTCTGTGAGACTACGACGGAGAGTTTTGTATGAACTACAACTATGAAGAAGTAAGAGCAAGAGTTTCACATAAAAGAAAGGAGCCGGCTTCTCGGAGAAAATGGATTTTCAAAATGTCGTAAATACCCTTTTGTGTATCCATCCATCTCGATTGTTTTGGGCTTTTGATACGATTTCAAGTCTTTATTTACTTGGGCTGGGTTTAGCTTTGGCTTGGATTTGGGCTTAGAAGTGAAGGCCTTTTCTATTGTTATTGGGTCTCAAACACAAATtaacataaaaaaatatactAATCACGACAGAAATAAACGTGTGATTTCGCTTGTGCAAACAGAGAAAGGAGTCAATTATAGAAGAGTATTGAGCTCACTTGACCTTCTTATTCAAAAATTAAGgacaaacaacaacaaataaaatgcaaattcaaagcatttttttaattttaaagaaTATTGATAACATGTTTAACTTTATATAAAATTGATGGTTTACAAATTACATGGGTCAATACGGCACTAGTACTAGATATGGAACCCTTTGACCTTCTTAAAATAGCGTAGTATCTTTTGACCCATTGTTACCAAAATAGTAAGTCAATTGTATGCATTCTACAAAGCCTAGATATGGTAATATGGTATTTTCCATTTAGGAAACTATGTTAATATGGTATCAAGTTTTTCATAACCCCAATGTAAAACTTGTAAGGAAGAACGTTCAAAAGTTGTTATCAATACCAAATCCTGTATTTTCTAAAACGAGAAAACGAGAAAAGTTAATGTATCTTTGCTTATAGTGGGCCATGTTCGTATATTACCTGGGATTGACCTGTAAATCTCCCACCCAATAAGAAAAGGGCGTCGGTCACGCAAGCCGAAGAAAAACCACCACATTATTCTTTTATTGTCTGAATCTACAGTGTAGTGCTGGAAACAAACTACGATATCTGTTTCCTCGTTTCATAATTGATATGCTTTCATAGATTCGTATACTCTTGGCATTACTAGTCCACATTTGAGGTCTCTCTACTCCCTCTGTTCCAACTTCGACGTTTTGTCCAGCTTGAAGCACAAACTGGAGGGTTGCCGCTGCCCAGCTGGTTTGCTCGATCAGTATAATTTGGTGTGAAAGATGGAAGACCCATTTGCCGGTGAACGGTAATGCGGTGACCCATTTTGGATTTAGTTACTTTTCATTTGGAATCTGTGTCGTTTTTTGGGAATTTCATTTCTTGAGTTGGGAGCTATTTGACTGTAGATCAAGAGACCAaagcttattattattattattttttttttttaatatgtgTTTCGGAGCTTTTTTAATATGGGAAAGTAAATTAGATTGAGCTTTGCATTGTCTGGAGGGATACGTGGGGTTAGTTGTGAGATGCTCATACTAGTTTGACTAGGTTCTTACTTTGGTGGCCAATTTCAAGTAAAGAGGAAGCCTTTGATGAGGGACCGGAGGAACATAGAGAGAAAACTTGGAACTTTGGAAATTATTCTTGTCATGTTCAATCAATTAGGATAATGTGCTGTTGTATGCGATAGCATTGCAAAGCAGGCAGAACTTGAAATAAGTTGGATCAAATTGTATTTGTTTTGATGGCTTCTATTAGAAGAACATTGTCTCCAGTGCCTCGAGCAGGAATTCCACTAAATGGGGAAG is a genomic window containing:
- the LOC133735783 gene encoding uncharacterized protein LOC133735783, which encodes MATTSMAVRAFLLLLLVFLSLANLTLSLYEDQVGLVDWHQQYIGKVKDAVFHTQKSGRKRVVVSTEENVIASLDLRHGEIFWRHVLGSNDVVDGIDIALGKYVITLSSEGSTLRAWNLPDGQMVWQSFIDGSGASKSLLTVPTNLIVNKENLILVFGKGSLHAVSGIDGEVLWTKDFAAESLEVQHIIQPVGSEAIYVLGFVGSSQFDAYQINPKNGEILKHNSAALSGGYSGEAILASSDILVTLDASRSKLVVISFQDGELNLQQTSISDILGDSSGTPVLLSSKLPGMFSVKLDGGVTLIKVTVEAKLEVMDKISSVVAISDAIPLTEGQQAFALVQHGDGKIHLTVKLSHDLSGDLLKESIVMDNQRGMVHKVFINSYIRTDRSNGFRALIVMEDHSLLLLQQGAIVWSREDGLASIVDVLTSELPVEKEGVSVAKVEENLFEWLKGHLLKLKGTLMLASADDVAAIQERRLKSSEKSKLTRDHNGFRKLLIVLTRAGKLFALHTGYGQVVWSLLLPNLRKSECEFPTGLNIYQWQVPHHHAMDEDPSILIVGRCGQSSDAPGVLSIVDAYTGTEINSMDLVHSISQVIPLPFTDSTEQRLHLLIDGNQHAYLYPRTSEAIDIFQREFSNIYWYSVETKNGIIKGHVLKSNCIQEVVDNYCFESRDIWSIVFPSDSEKIIATVTRKPNEVVHTQAKVIAAEEDLMYKYISKNLLFVATVAPKGSGAIGTATPEESWLTVYLIDTVTGRILHRMTHHGAQGPVHAVFSENWVVYHYFNLRAHRYEMSVIEIYDQSRADNKDVWKLILGKHNLTSPISSYSRPEVVTKSQSYFFTYSVKAIDVTLTAKGITSKQLLIGTIGDQVLALDKRFLDPRRSVNPTPAEKEEGIIPLTDSLPIIPQSYVTHALRVEGLRGIVTVPAKLESTTLVFVYGVDLFFTQLAPSRTYDSLTDDFSYALLLITIVALIAAIFVTWILSEKKELREKWR